The genomic window AGCTGCCgcaacaacagctgctgcaacaatgaCGACAACAACTGCAAACACAACCACCACCCAAGAGACTACAACGGCTAGGACAACAACGGCCGGGACAACAACAGCTGCCGCGACGACAACCACCGAGACAAATACTACTTCATCTGCTGGTGGTAACAGGCGACGAAAGAGGGATGCCGTCAACCCTAACTCAAGAGAGTTAGAGCAAGACAGCAAGTTTGATGAggaagagctgcaggaggatGACAACAGGATGGAcgatgaggatgaagaggacCTGGAGGAGGGCGACGATACGACAGGAGATGAGGACGTGGATGAggatgacagtgacagtgacagtgatagtGACGAGGACACTGAAGGTGGAAGACATAAGAAGGACATAAAGTACAGGCCTTGGTCCCTCGGGTTCTACGGAATCTTCCAGCTGACAGACAGCCACTTCTGTGATTCCGGTTATCGCTGGTCCAGGAACATATGCAGTACAGACTGCAGAGGTGAGTCTTTGCACCAGAGACTTACAGAGAAAAGAGTTACCACTGATATTTACTTAAATTTCATATGTTCCAAATTAACAACCATTGCTTTTTTGCCCCACAGCCTTCATCGATGATGACATAGCAGATGACATTGAGTGCTTCGTGAGGACTGATTACTGGAAGTAAGTTCTTGTACAGCAAAGTTAAATGGTAATTCACCCAAAATCTAGCTGTTGGGTATGAAACACTCACTTCCTCTAGGTTTGAAATGTGAGTTAAGATGCTGTAGTTAGCTtcctaaaaggaaaaaatgtagttttaacaaagtgttttttgtcattaaacaGGTTCTTAGTGAAGACGTCCTCTCTCCAGTGTCGTAGGACCTGGAACCTCTTCAGCGAATGTGACTGAGCAGCTGTCAGCACTCATTTTTTACCAGCAAGATTTTACACCAccaattatttttctctgtctgtaatGAGCACTTCCTCCAGTGTGACCTGTGCACTTTGAATCAGTGTGATTATCTCCCAAATGCTGTGAAGCATTTTATCTTTTCCTGTAGTTGATCAGTGAGCTTTCTTTActtaattgattttaaaataaccaGAACCTGAACATAAACTGATGATGTCTCTCAGTAATTTAGTGTTTTGGTGATGATATCTACTACTTTAATCAGTGATTATTTCctaattattttcctgttgagaaaaacaaaactactcATGTATCTTCTGctttctgtgatttttaaataaacaatataaataacATACAGTGGTCGCAATCATTTGTTTAGCAGTTCCAGGTatactgttcttgctcaataccGCATcaattgcaaagatttttgtccctatcaatcatttacatccaaaaacatgggaaaataaggcccatgTTCAAAAGTCCTTTAAGTCTGGAGGAGGAAACAACCAATAAGCCCTAATCAGAGGACCTCAAAGACCTCTCAGTGATCACAATACTCTTTAACTGGATTCTAATTTTGGTGGGGAGCTGTTGTGAAGAAATTGAGTCACAGGAAAAGTCGGTCGTAAAGCCTTGGACTGCTTGTAAACAATCCAGTAATATCATGCTAAGACAGGTGGAAAGGGATATAAAACATGATGATATAAAACAGTGAACAGCTTGCTAGGGGCCAAGTTAAACGTATCAGTCACAAGTCTAATCAATCAGAATCACACAAATTAATTAGCACTACCTCAAAACTGCACAGTACTTGAAAATGCTCCTTTGTATCTCTGTAATGACAAAATAACTTCTCACCTCTCCCAccttctctcactttctctgcaACAAAACCTctcttttacacatttttaactttttaccAGCCTAAAGAACTAATCCTCCATCCTCTGCTCAGCTTTCGTGATGCTGTTTCACTGCTCTTGGCATTGTTTCTTTTGTTGGGTTAAACATGATAGCCATGCTCAGGAAACTTATAGCCTCATATTTAACACGCACTCTGAATTCACCAGTGTTACACTGCCGGTGCTGACATTCAATCCTCTGAAATTATAAATGTGTATGATGACGTGAGAAGATAAACTGTTCCACCTTTATCTGGCTTTAGTCTCATGGGCAGGTCTTTTCAAAAGCACTAAGGCGTAACCTGTAAATGAGAGAAGATGTTTTCAAACAGACGGATCATTTTTCCTCCCACCCGACCTCTTTCGTGCTCAGACACCCAAAGCAAAGCGTGAGATGTGGCTCTGGAAGTACACCAACACTGTGCACTTTCTAGGGCGCCAAGGGAGAGGTCTTTTATCTGAGCAGGACAAAAGATGTCACTTCTCTCTGATTTGTTAGCGGTGGCTCTGCAGACATTATATATGTCGTGTCACGTATGTTTTCAGAGTCAGAGACGATCGTTGGAGTCAAGATGAAGTTGcttgcagtgtttctgctggcAGTGCTGGGCTGCGGTCTGGCTGAAGGGCTGCTTGTGTCGAAATGCGACCTGAGAGACCAACTGAGGAAGGCGATCGCCAGCCGGATAGATAAGGAAAAGCAGCAACTGTCTGAGGAAACCCTGGCCAAGAGTAAGAACTGATTATTACTTTTAAATTACAAACACTAAAGACTACtctttacatttttgaaaataaatacatgcatGAGAGTGTCAAAGCCACTGAGCATCCTGGACTTAATAAGTTTGTGTTAACAGATGTTGGATAAGTTAAGTAAAAAGTATCAGAGGTATAAGATCCCCCCTTGCCCCAACTGaagcttttttctctccctgtcttatGCCTTAATTTTATCTAGTAATTTTAACCAATTTAACAGTTCACAAAAGAGAGTGACTActagcaaaaaaaaatcatggatATTCAGGTGAAGCTGAGCactatttttcttttacaaccCCTCGGTTTGAAATGATGATAATACTCTCTGCCtgtataatttcttttttcttgtgttcAAAGATAAAACTAGTGCTGATCCATATTTTTGTTcaacaaaaaaacccactgGTTCCTACCAAACACAGAAATCTTATATTTCAATTTGTTAAAAACGTCAATTTCTGTAGTCACttaaacaggaggaaactgtGAATTTTTGAGGGactatttacagcagcaggacagtgtatattacactgagtcaaaataattcaaacagAATTTGGTCAAAATAAACTGCGACGTGTTAATGAAGAAACATATCAACTAGCGACattgtcagtctgtcagtccaaAACTTTGGCCaacagtgaaatatctcaacaacttctTGAAGTGCCAAGACTTTTGTACAGATGCTCATGGCACCCAGAGGGTGAATCCTAATGAGCATTATTTGGGTCCAGCAGAAACTAAAATACAGAATATGAATCAATTCATCCTTTAAAAGGTTAAGCTCTGATAGTGGCACTACTGTAAAGCTGACATAGTGTCTAAGTTTCACTGGGTTCATCCACTGGGAACTACGAATGTGCTCATTAAAAGTTAGATTTTGATATTTCTTGCGTACAAGTTACAAGATTTAGGCCAATGGTTGTCCCAGGGGAAAGATGAGAGGGTCATAAAATCATTGAGAGTCTACCcttggggaccatgaatatccacAACAGCTTAAATAGAAATCAGCCCAGACGtttgcagaagaaaaaaagtgcaacatttgtttttgtcttctctctaCTGCCCTCAGTTGTCTGTCACGCGGAGACGGCATCAGGTTTTAACACCAGTGTGATCCATGAGCTGAGCCCCGAGATGGACAACCAtcaacacaggaggaggaggaatgctGGTTACGAGGGCATATTTGGCCTGGCTGAGTACGAAGGCACTGAAAGCACAATCAGTCCCCACACTCAGGGGCGGCGGAGCGCCAAGGAGCATCTATCGCCCACCTGGCCTAAACCACCCACCAGACCTCAATCACGTTACAGGACTACACCAGCCACCCAGCCTACACATGATGACAAGGAAGTCTGGACATTATATGGCCTTTTCCAGCTCAGCAATCACCTGGTCTGCAGTGACGGCACTACTCCATCACCCAACATCTGTGACAAAAACTGCAGCGGTGAGTTTcaatttgtgtttgttaatgtcaCTGTCACAACTCTTAAGGTGTGCGCACcatagatttttttgtctggTAAAAATGTCTGTCTGGATACCCAGCAACCTGCatatcattttgtgtgtttggagtgtATTTGCTGTGTATTAATGTGATACTTGCAATAACTATatttcactctcattttcttGTTCTCTCCTTGAGGaaagcaaatatttttcacTTAAAGCGTTTTTTTCAACTGTCTCCTCAATTTCTTTCCAGACTTTGTTGATGACGACATTAATGATGACATCAAATGTGTGTTGGACTGCTTGAACAAATTTCTGTAAGttcatttttcagtcaaatttGGCACAGTTACTATTTCTTAAATTCATTGCAAATTGATTTATCTTGACTTTACTGCACAATGACCTAAAGGCTAACTGCACCTTACAGCAATATCTCTCTGGATGAGCAGCTGACAAGAgtatttaacttttaaatttCACCATGCAGCACGAAATGAAAGCAAAAATCAAAGTATATTGCATGTAAACATAAaccttttgttttgtcattacCAGACATGCGTGCAAACTAATACAAATtttcaaactgacatttttgacatttacttTTCTGTGAATAGAACTTTAATCAATTCTGTCattgaacaacaaaaaacacaaacattgaGTAAAATAAGCTGTGTTGTACCTGTCGGCTGCAGGCACctggtgtttttcctttttatagCTGATGGAATACACCAGTCTACACATTGTGGCCTGAGGTGACAGTTTGCTTGCCCCCCTGTAATTCAGTGAGAAGCtaaagtcaaattaaaatgCAGCAAGTCAAATGTCTTCCTATCATATCCTATATCTCCACAGTAAAGACGGCTTCAACATGCAACATGCCAAGGAGATGAAAAGAATGTAAGTTACATTTTAATCTGTTCTTGAAAATCTAGTCTTTAAGCTGCATGTAATGCTTCTGGTAATCTCTTCTGTTTATTTGCAGGATCATGTTCATCTTCCAGGAGGAGTGCAGAGGAGTGACAGCCTCTGATTACTTCGCTGAATGTGCATAACCTAAATTCATTTCATGCCATAAGTATCACTTAAGCAATGAACCTTCTCTCAAATGAGCAGCCAGTGATTTATGGCCATAATAAAGTGAAGCATCTTTTACTCATTGTAGTGTTTTTGTGACTAGAAacccaaaataaaaatctgtcacaGCAGACTAGGAAGAAACTTTAATAAGATGCCTTGATGAAGGAGCTTCCTCCAAAATATACAGCTCAATGAAAATGATTGGAGGACTTCATAGAGTACCACTAATGTGCTTTATCATTGTGTTGGCAGCACACTGAAGAAATCATATATCTGTACGGTTGAGTCACCAGCAACTTACTAAACATTGCACAACTCTTTTACCTCTAACTGTCTAACCTGCTGAACCTGAACTCTAGTTTTATCAAAGGTTTAAAGTGGCAAAAGTGGCCTGTCCCCAGAATGTCCCCATTTTTAACTGgtaattaaaaacagatgagagaaagaccaggcagcagagcagatggGCAGGCGTCTCGCTTTATACTTGTTTTGGCTAAAAGAAGGGGCTGGCTGCTCACTGTGGCGGCTTCATATCACTCTTCCTCCACTACTAACCACTTGTTCACCTAGTTTTAGAAAGCACTGCTGTGTATAAGTTGACCAGAAACTACCAAGTGTCAAATGACTCCACAACATCACCaaaatgagagagagcagaCTCTGGAAATGTCTGGAGCAGAAGGAAAGGAGCTAGTCCCCAGAAATGGGTCAGTTTACAGTATTTCTAAATTAAGGCAAATGATGTTAAGAAAGAACTAATCATAAGCAGAGTGCATGACACTTGTGTCTACGCCACAGAGCAACACAACTGTTTTGTTCAaccaccagaaaaaaaacacacaatctgCAGTGAGATTACTGCATGAAGGCCATGAAGAATATGTTACCTCACTGAATCCAGGTCCTTGTCATCTCATCCATAACAGGGACATTTTACAGCACGTCACCATATCCATCCAAGACACACTGAAATaatcactgtaaacacattccATTTAGCCAGAGGTAGGTAATAAACACTGGATGAAAGCAGAGTGTGATGAGGCTAACAACGATACATTAAAAATACCAGGTGTAAACTCAAAGTCAACATCAGATCTGGATAAGTATCTGAATatagattacatttttaatgaaaaaatgtaactaaacatttaatataacaaaacaacatgatCCCAGCTACACCACTGAAAAATAAGTTAATAAATAACTTACTGACTCTCCATAAACTGCTGCACAGTTTAGCTTTACTCACCGTGGAAGGCTACTGTGTGATTTACTGACACtgttaataaagttttattgACCTTCATAGCTCACTACACTACAACAATTACCAGGGTCAAATTACATGAAACCGGAACTGCCGTCCTTTATCATTTCATAAATAAACCCTTTTTATATGGTGATGATACATTGGCCGAACTAGAAATGTTCCCGGTCTCCGTTTCAGAAATCACCTTTCTCTAGctgctagcgttagcattagcaaacTGGCTGCCGCTGTCAGCCTGGCTATTCCGTTGATGGCAAGAAAAAAACGTTAGAATCCCGGACTTAAAACCCCAATCTTTCTGCTCTGATAAAGGCAGTGTGAAATGTGGTTGTATTAATAAGAAAGCGGGTTTGTGTTACTTACTGAGTTAGTAGAAATAATACAGACTGACCGCTGGGTTCCTCAAGTCCCAGAGCTGTCGCCATCATCGGGACTGGCCATAGAGACAAGTCCCGGTGGGCCGTTGGACCGTTAAAAAACCATGATTCTGTCTCAGAGGAAAAGTCCAGGGCTGGATTTTTGTCCCCGTCTGACCGTGATGTCTCTCTTCCCAGCGGCAGCTACCGATGGAAACTGAagcctctcctctgtcctctttcagTTTTGTTCCTTGGTGCCGTAAATCGAGCCTTCATTTTCCCGCCGAAACTCACGTCAGAACTGCATAGTGAACCAAGATGGCGTCGTTATTCTACAGCCATTACATTGTTCAATCAACATGTACTTCTTAATCGTGGGCTAAAACAAAACGCTACAACCAAAAACTTCTTCTTTTAATTCACTGGTCAGTTTTGCGATTTTGGAGCTATTTTGCCTCCATCTTCTTTCAGACTAGTGGAAAGTAAACAtccaaaataaacatttaagtgtttattttactaCTGTTTATCCATTTGTAGCATTTACATATAcatttcagctattttttttttcaaaatgagtTTTTGTTCTCAGAAATCTCCACttcaatgttttatttctgtctatTTGCTGTTTATAAGGGTTTTATATATAAgggtgaatttttttttctttttttttttttgaaatatatGTAAATTAGTGCATATTTATTCACATAATTCCTAATTTGCACATcaaaacataatattttttgaaaacttgtattacaaaaaataattgCCTTACTGTAAGTAATTACCTGGGCAAGTTTCATAGTGGTATCCACCAGTTAACTTCTTTAATCCTATGCACTTGGAGTGTTTTGCCTTAATATGGAAATCATTCCATCTCCAATCATATGCTTATTGTTTATTCTTATCTGCAAAACTACCAAACAAAGGGTAATCAGGGCATCAACAGTGCCCAAAGGCAGGTCAgagttttcatttgttctgtgaaatatctcaacatctacttCACAGATTGGCACAAAacttggtacagacattcaagGTTTCTAGACCACAAATCTTACTGACTTaggtgatcccctgacttttcatctcaCGCCACCACCGCCCTAAAAACTTGTTTGTTATCAATAAGTGCTgataaaataacacacatgGCTCCTTTAAGACAGTGTTTATTGATTTTTGGACACTAGAGGGCAGAAGAACTCCAAAACTACCTGACAGAAGCCTGTTTACACattcaacaaacacacagcaacattatCAACCAACTATGAGTCAGGTTTGTGTTCACCTGCTGcatttaagtccaatattcaccctcctttagctctggtttggttcTCTAGCTGCTGACTGCTCCACTATACATTTCCtacctgtgtctgtctgagcaaGTTGTGGACAGAGGGTTTATCAAGAGTTTGTTTGCTCAAAATGgctgctggaaacaaggttgatgaTGAGATCATGAAGATACCGTAAAGACCCAAACTATCTTTCCTAACAGAGGCTGTTGAAACGACCAATACTTCAATAATTAGAATTTAGAGACAACAAAGTTatttaaaaacaccaaatattgGGGTCATAATGTCTTTTTACATGGTGGCATCAACCTTATATCACACATATCTGCCACTGGACTTGAGCTCTGGACACAGCTTGGCCTCCAGATCTTCTATCTTTATCGACTCCACGTCTTTGGAACTGGAGAGGCTGGCGGCCCGGGTGATCTTGGTGAGGGTTTCTTCATAGGGCGGAGGCAGGTAGACCATGACGAAGACTCCATCCGATCCATCGGAGCTGGTGCTGGTGTGGCGCTCAGCGTTCCTGgtcagggaggagaggaactCAGCGCTGCTCTCCGTGTCCTGGAGGTCCAGAGCGATGATGTTGGCCAGGCTCAGCTTACTGCGGGAACAACGGCGGTAGACCAGACCAACCAGGAGAACCAGCAGGAGGACGGAGACGACCGGGAGCACCACGTAAACCACCAGCTCCGACCTTCTGTCCTCTCCAGTGCCCAACTCATTCCAGTTGTGGCCCTGTTGATCGACAAGGAGACGGTTACTTTTTTGGCAATTAAAGGTTCTCTCACCAACTTCTTGAGTTGTACATGGCATTTGGAAGAACACAACGAACAGAGAGAGCTGTCAAGTTTGCATTGTACTCATCtattctgaaaacaaaaaaattaagtaTAGGTATAAAGGGTCTACAGACCTATAAAACGAAGCTTTGTGCCATCAGAGCTCACGACTTTCTGTATCTAATATCTGAATGGATACCAAGATGTGAGAGGCCAGGCCCACATCTTCTCTCAAACTGACTGGGTTTGgagttcaaagttcaaaggTCTTCATTTAAATGCTGTGTCGTTTTAAACTAGTAAAGACGAGCATGGGAAGTTTTTTCTATTTGCTTGTAgtggacatttttgacattattcGATTAATTTCCACACAAATGATTGAAGACTTGTGCTGCTTTCCCTCTAGACTCTGTTCTGCTGAGGGCACAATATAAACTGAAGATGGTGAGTAAAGTAAGAACCAAGATTATCTAAGATTATAAGGTAACCGAATGGTATTTTCCTAACAGCTGCAGGTTGCAGTGAAGCTTCAAGATAATTCTGCAGTACTTTGTTAGTCACCACATCCGCACAGAGACACTTAACTCTGCAGTAATCAAGCTTGTCAACTCAGGAGATTCAAATCTTTCCTCTTCTGACAATGAATACAAAATTCAAATCCACTGTCCCTCCTGTGGGACACTTTGTTCTTCACGCAACCTTAACAAGTTCTAGATTGTTTGAAAGCTCCAAGTCTCCTGATTCTATCTGTGCAAAGTATTTTAGGATCCTCAAGTCACCGcttggttttcattttgtaGCAGGTTAGCACACACATGAAAAGAGTTATTCATTATCATTTTGATCATTTGTGACGGAAGATTCATCACAAGAGTGCACTAAACAAAATGCACCCAAGTTGTAGTCCAATAAATGTGTTGTCATGGAAAAAAGTCCAGAAACTCGAGTAGTTTTGTTTGCAGTTGTATCATCATTTAATTGATTGAGCCCAAGATTATGATCAAAAGAGTTGAAGAACATGAACCTTTTAATTGTGGCTACATCATTTTCAGGCTTCTGTCTGTGAACaggttaaatgtgttttcccaCTCACTTCACTTGCTTTCTGTTAAATATCTGTAATCAATACATCAAATTTAATCACCTGACAATGATCTGgaactttcatttcattgcaACTTGTCCACAGCTCTCTGGTTTTCAGGGAACTGACTGTTACAGATTCAGTGTGACGttgtctgagaatgagctgcaCCAGCTGCCAAATCCTCAGCGCTGCTCATCGCGCATTACAAACCCACAAAGTCTGTGTTTGATCCCGACAAGAAGGGCGAGCCTGCACCCCTCCAGCTGTGAGAGGACAACATGTGGCGGTGCTGCTTACATCCGCTCAGACTGTCCCAAATTCCCCCCCTGCCTTAGTTTTTCTAGCAATTAGTTAATGCTGCCTGGATGACCCAGCACCCTGCAGACTCCGCTCGTCCACAGGACTGGACAGTTTTAATTCTCAATCCGTCTGAGTGTCACCTGACTGTATAAAGTGTTACTGCCCTGAAAGTCTGAGACTTAACATGAGGCttaaagggaaagaaagaaacacagaaagtgCTGTCATTTAGCCAGTGGAATTCAGACACTGCGGAGACTCAAATATGCAATGTAATCTTTAATTGTTGACCTCTTggcacagtaaaaaaaaaaaaaagttcccttTAAGTATTAACAGTTTAGACAGGTCTGCGTCAGAGATATAAAAAGAATAAGAATTAGTTTTTAATAGCAAGactccagaaaaaaacaagctggcaaactccatctgctgatgaaggtcATGTGATATGTTCGAAAGATCCAGAAAAGGTACGGATGGTGGGGAGAGATTGTTTTTCCAACACTTTTCATCTCCTCAGTCCTGCA from Lates calcarifer isolate ASB-BC8 linkage group LG5, TLL_Latcal_v3, whole genome shotgun sequence includes these protein-coding regions:
- the LOC108882524 gene encoding uncharacterized protein LOC108882524; protein product: MFSESETIVGVKMKLLAVFLLAVLGCGLAEGLLVSKCDLRDQLRKAIASRIDKEKQQLSEETLAKIVCHAETASGFNTSVIHELSPEMDNHQHRRRRNAGYEGIFGLAEYEGTESTISPHTQGRRSAKEHLSPTWPKPPTRPQSRYRTTPATQPTHDDKEVWTLYGLFQLSNHLVCSDGTTPSPNICDKNCSDFVDDDINDDIKCVLDCLNKFLKDGFNMQHAKEMKRMIMFIFQEECRGVTASDYFAECA
- the LOC108882523 gene encoding transcription initiation factor TFIID subunit 11, giving the protein MKLGLLVVLAVAVLVPSLSESRTVSKCELREQLGKALTLPRGLQKHKDRILTIVICELNRKSHLNTGLVKVIGRRKPTTTAGPTTTTTMTTTEPTTIETTIVESTTTETTTVRTTTAETTTAGTTAAATTTTTADTMTAETTTTAETTAAPTTTAETTTAAATTTTTADTTTAETTTTAETTAAATTAAATMTTTTANTTTTQETTTARTTTAGTTTAAATTTTETNTTSSAGGNRRRKRDAVNPNSRELEQDSKFDEEELQEDDNRMDDEDEEDLEEGDDTTGDEDVDEDDSDSDSDSDEDTEGGRHKKDIKYRPWSLGFYGIFQLTDSHFCDSGYRWSRNICSTDCRAFIDDDIADDIECFVRTDYWKFLVKTSSLQCRRTWNLFSECD
- the LOC127142510 gene encoding small integral membrane protein 28-like — its product is MRVLLESSWMRFGPAGRGSYDWVTGSPSTQEKQGHNWNELGTGEDRRSELVVYVVLPVVSVLLLVLLVGLVYRRCSRSKLSLANIIALDLQDTESSAEFLSSLTRNAERHTSTSSDGSDGVFVMVYLPPPYEETLTKITRAASLSSSKDVESIKIEDLEAKLCPELKSSGRYV